Proteins encoded by one window of Caloranaerobacter sp. TR13:
- a CDS encoding ABC transporter substrate-binding protein, with translation MKKKFLSILLILALAISVVGCSSNEKIEGNVLQKSWEDILAEAKGTTVNFYGWGGSQKVNNWIDTYLAKRLKEEYDITLNRVPMNIDDILNKLLGEKQLNSQEGTIDIVWINGENFYTAKKNKLLFGPFTDKLPNFNKYIDGSSDEVRYDFGFKVDGYEAPYGKAQLVMIYDKKKIETTPRNYKELLELAKKNPGKLTYPAPPDFTGSAFVRNIIYDIVGYKQFMDMEPDKKTVEKAIKPAIDYLKELKPYLWREGKTYPATISQLDNMFSDNEVLMTMSYNPNHAASKIQTGEFPDTTNTFIFDKGTIGNTHFLAIPFNAPNKAGALAVINFILSPEAQASKYNPKNWGDLPVLDNNKLSDSEKNLFTDIKIGKGTLPQQYLLDHRVPEMPANLIPIIEEIWLENIPVEGE, from the coding sequence ATGAAAAAAAAGTTTTTGAGTATACTGCTTATTTTAGCTTTAGCCATAAGCGTAGTTGGGTGTAGTAGTAATGAAAAGATAGAAGGAAATGTTTTACAAAAAAGTTGGGAAGATATATTGGCTGAAGCTAAGGGAACTACTGTTAACTTTTATGGTTGGGGTGGAAGCCAAAAAGTAAATAATTGGATTGACACATATTTAGCGAAAAGGCTAAAAGAAGAGTATGATATAACTTTAAATAGGGTACCTATGAACATTGATGATATTTTAAATAAATTATTAGGAGAGAAACAATTAAATAGTCAAGAAGGGACTATTGATATAGTTTGGATTAATGGTGAGAATTTCTATACAGCTAAAAAAAATAAGTTATTATTCGGACCTTTTACAGATAAGTTACCAAATTTTAATAAATATATTGATGGTAGCTCTGATGAAGTTAGATATGATTTTGGGTTTAAGGTTGATGGTTATGAAGCACCTTATGGTAAAGCTCAGCTTGTTATGATATATGATAAGAAAAAAATAGAAACAACACCTAGAAATTATAAAGAGCTACTAGAATTAGCTAAGAAAAATCCTGGAAAGTTGACATATCCTGCTCCTCCAGATTTCACAGGTAGTGCTTTTGTAAGAAATATAATATATGATATTGTTGGATATAAACAATTTATGGATATGGAGCCGGATAAAAAGACAGTTGAGAAGGCAATCAAACCAGCTATTGATTATCTAAAAGAGTTGAAACCTTATTTATGGAGAGAAGGTAAGACATATCCAGCTACAATATCTCAGCTTGACAATATGTTTTCTGATAACGAGGTATTGATGACTATGAGTTATAATCCAAACCATGCTGCAAGTAAAATCCAAACAGGTGAGTTTCCAGATACGACAAATACTTTTATTTTTGATAAAGGGACTATAGGAAATACACATTTTCTAGCAATACCTTTTAATGCACCAAATAAAGCAGGAGCTTTAGCTGTTATTAACTTTATTTTGAGTCCTGAAGCACAAGCTTCAAAATATAACCCTAAAAATTGGGGAGACTTACCAGTTTTAGACAACAATAAATTAAGTGATAGTGAAAAGAATTTGTTTACTGATATTAAAATAGGAAAAGGGACATTACCACAACAATACTTGTTAGATCATAGAGTTCCTGAGATGCCTGCAAATTTGATACCTATTATTGAAGAGATATGGTTAGAAAACATACCTGTAGAGGGTGAGTAG
- a CDS encoding YeeE/YedE thiosulfate transporter family protein translates to MKFFQKIIKKPWPYWVGGILLGVLNIILLASTGKAWKITTGFLYWGLSFLELLGFNCSDWYYFSVYSNQLRKGETFIYNYYTIINLAVIVGALLAVLWASEFKFKKIKNRRQLLFGLFGGIIMGYGTRLSFGCNIGAYFSAIPSFSLHGWVFAIFMFVGAFIGTKILFKYLL, encoded by the coding sequence ATGAAATTTTTTCAAAAAATCATAAAAAAACCTTGGCCATATTGGGTAGGTGGTATTTTACTTGGAGTTTTAAACATTATTTTATTAGCATCAACTGGAAAAGCATGGAAAATAACGACTGGTTTTTTATATTGGGGGCTATCTTTTTTAGAGCTTTTAGGATTTAATTGTTCAGATTGGTATTATTTTAGTGTTTATTCTAATCAATTGAGAAAAGGTGAGACTTTTATTTATAATTATTATACAATAATAAATTTAGCTGTAATTGTTGGAGCATTATTAGCTGTTCTTTGGGCATCTGAATTTAAATTTAAAAAAATAAAAAATAGAAGACAACTATTATTTGGATTATTCGGCGGAATAATTATGGGATATGGAACAAGACTGAGTTTTGGATGTAATATTGGAGCTTATTTTAGTGCAATCCCTTCATTTTCTTTACATGGGTGGGTATTTGCAATTTTTATGTTTGTAGGAGCGTTTATAGGGACTAAAATATTATTTAAATATTTATTATAA
- a CDS encoding sulfurtransferase TusA family protein, with the protein MNEIKLDCMYEACPIPLLKAMKRLAKMDIGDVLILETDHSCSIKNVVEWAKKQGHNVDYMEIGEGEWEIYIEKRK; encoded by the coding sequence TTGAATGAGATAAAACTAGATTGTATGTATGAAGCATGCCCGATTCCTTTGTTGAAGGCTATGAAGAGATTAGCAAAAATGGATATAGGAGATGTGTTAATTTTAGAAACAGATCATAGTTGTTCTATTAAGAATGTAGTTGAATGGGCTAAGAAACAAGGGCATAATGTAGATTATATGGAAATAGGAGAAGGTGAATGGGAGATATATATAGAAAAGCGAAAATAA
- a CDS encoding YeeE/YedE thiosulfate transporter family protein yields MSSNKIEELKKRRQQEIRVNKKKNQKFYAFIMSIIAIIIFIFLLRHNKIYSIFWFVGLLIGITLQRSRFCFAASFRDPIMVGSTSILKAIIIAFMVATIGFAIIQYYSIDSSGVIDVYRLPGQISPVGIHTAIGAILFGIGMVIAGGCASGTLMRIGEGFLLQIVVLIGFIIGTVLGAHDFEFWDKLIIRKSPTIYIPKYIGLPTAVILQIIFLTVLYFITDWYDKKNNLMSS; encoded by the coding sequence ATGTCTTCTAATAAGATTGAAGAGTTAAAAAAAAGAAGGCAGCAAGAGATTAGAGTTAATAAGAAAAAAAATCAAAAATTTTATGCATTTATAATGTCTATTATTGCTATAATAATATTTATATTTTTATTGCGACACAACAAAATTTATAGTATTTTTTGGTTTGTTGGACTTTTAATAGGTATAACACTTCAAAGGTCAAGGTTTTGTTTTGCTGCAAGTTTTAGAGATCCAATAATGGTTGGTAGTACATCTATTTTAAAAGCAATTATTATAGCTTTCATGGTAGCAACTATAGGATTTGCAATTATTCAGTATTATTCAATAGATAGTAGTGGTGTTATTGATGTATATAGATTACCAGGTCAAATTAGTCCAGTTGGAATCCACACAGCTATAGGAGCAATACTTTTTGGTATTGGTATGGTAATTGCTGGTGGATGTGCTAGTGGAACTCTTATGAGGATAGGCGAAGGTTTTTTGCTACAAATTGTTGTGCTCATTGGATTTATTATAGGAACTGTATTAGGAGCACATGATTTTGAATTCTGGGACAAGCTTATTATTAGAAAGTCGCCAACAATTTATATACCTAAGTATATCGGGCTACCGACAGCAGTAATTTTACAAATAATTTTTCTTACAGTATTATATTTTATTACAGATTGGTATGATAAGAAAAACAATTTGATGTCTAGTTGA
- a CDS encoding nucleoside hydrolase, producing the protein MEKIKVIFDCDNTMGLEGKDVDDGLTLIYLLGRQDVDLLGVTTTYGNSTIDSVYENTKKMFKELNINLPLYKGASSKSKKNSPAANFLVNIVNKYPNEITLLATGSLTNLKNAYEIDKNFFKKLKQIVLMGGITKPLIINGKNLDELNFSCDPEATHIVLTSGVKITILTGHICLQAFFGEYEYKRLMNSKSKIYKYIKDKTINWFNFVMNEFGIKGFYNWDIVAAVYVTNPELFEENYQNIISTPNDLEKGYLIIDKNSPKGYKINIPTRIKDVERFNNIIFKTWDNVII; encoded by the coding sequence ATGGAAAAAATAAAGGTAATATTTGATTGTGATAACACCATGGGTTTAGAAGGTAAAGATGTAGATGATGGTCTTACACTTATATATCTGTTAGGTAGACAAGATGTAGATTTACTAGGTGTTACAACAACTTATGGAAACAGTACAATCGACTCAGTATATGAAAATACTAAAAAAATGTTTAAAGAATTAAATATAAATTTACCCCTTTACAAGGGAGCTAGTTCTAAATCTAAAAAAAATAGTCCTGCTGCCAATTTTTTAGTAAATATTGTGAATAAATATCCTAATGAAATTACACTGTTAGCAACAGGTTCCCTTACAAATCTTAAAAATGCTTATGAAATTGATAAAAACTTTTTCAAAAAATTAAAACAGATTGTGTTAATGGGAGGCATAACAAAGCCTTTAATCATTAATGGAAAAAATTTAGACGAACTTAATTTCTCATGTGACCCAGAAGCTACCCATATCGTATTAACATCTGGAGTTAAAATAACAATTTTAACAGGACATATTTGCTTACAAGCATTCTTTGGTGAATATGAATACAAAAGATTGATGAACAGTAAATCTAAAATATATAAATATATTAAAGATAAAACCATCAATTGGTTTAACTTTGTAATGAATGAATTTGGTATAAAAGGATTTTACAACTGGGACATAGTTGCTGCAGTTTACGTAACAAATCCAGAATTGTTTGAAGAAAACTATCAAAACATAATATCTACCCCAAATGATTTAGAAAAAGGATATCTTATAATAGATAAAAATTCACCTAAAGGATATAAAATTAATATACCTACTAGAATTAAAGACGTAGAAAGATTTAATAATATAATTTTTAAAACATGGGATAATGTAATTATATAA
- a CDS encoding YerC/YecD family TrpR-related protein, whose amino-acid sequence MSYNSKIKDSHIDELFEAILELKNIEECYRFFEDICTIKEIKSLAQRLQVAKLLRENKTYIEIENETGASTATISRINRALNYGAEGYNLILDRLEQKKGNK is encoded by the coding sequence ATGAGTTACAATTCTAAAATTAAAGATTCTCATATTGATGAGCTTTTTGAAGCTATTTTAGAACTTAAAAATATAGAAGAATGCTATAGATTTTTTGAAGATATTTGCACAATAAAAGAAATAAAGTCTCTGGCTCAGAGACTTCAGGTTGCAAAATTATTAAGAGAGAATAAGACATATATAGAAATTGAAAATGAGACAGGTGCTTCTACAGCAACTATTAGTAGAATAAATAGAGCGTTAAATTATGGAGCCGAAGGATATAACTTAATACTGGATAGATTAGAGCAAAAGAAAGGTAATAAATAG
- the folK gene encoding 2-amino-4-hydroxy-6-hydroxymethyldihydropteridine diphosphokinase → MAKVYLGLGTNLGDRLNYLKEAIQLIKNFKDTKLIKVSKIYETEPWGYTLQDSFLNLCIEIQTDLSPFELLEECQKVERILKRERHFRWGPRTIDVDILIYDDVFIDDDKLIIPHPRIQERAFVLVPLKDLNENLVIKGKTITEWIDIVGLDGIKEFKACNCKPLP, encoded by the coding sequence ATGGCTAAGGTATATCTTGGACTAGGAACAAATTTAGGAGATAGACTTAATTATTTAAAGGAAGCTATACAGCTTATTAAAAACTTTAAAGATACTAAATTAATAAAAGTTTCTAAAATATATGAGACCGAGCCTTGGGGTTATACTCTACAAGATAGCTTTTTAAACTTATGTATAGAGATACAAACTGATTTAAGCCCATTTGAACTTTTAGAAGAATGTCAGAAGGTTGAGAGAATATTAAAAAGAGAACGTCATTTTAGATGGGGTCCTAGAACTATTGATGTCGATATATTGATTTATGATGATGTTTTTATAGATGACGATAAGTTGATAATACCTCATCCTAGAATTCAAGAAAGAGCTTTTGTTTTAGTACCATTAAAGGATTTAAACGAGAATCTAGTAATTAAAGGAAAAACGATTACAGAGTGGATAGATATTGTAGGGCTTGATGGGATAAAGGAATTTAAGGCTTGCAATTGCAAGCCTCTACCTTAA
- the folB gene encoding dihydroneopterin aldolase, which yields MDKIILKGLSFYAYHGALKEENVIGQKFIIDLEVFCDLKRAGKTDDLAQSVNYAKIYELVKAICENNTFKLIEALAENIAIGILNEFKNVKEIVVTVKKPQAPVNGIFDYFGVEIRRARKDG from the coding sequence TTGGATAAAATAATATTAAAGGGCCTAAGTTTTTATGCTTATCATGGAGCATTAAAAGAAGAAAATGTTATAGGTCAAAAATTTATTATTGATTTGGAAGTCTTTTGTGACTTGAAAAGGGCAGGAAAAACTGATGATTTAGCTCAGTCAGTAAACTATGCTAAAATTTACGAATTAGTCAAAGCTATATGCGAAAATAATACATTCAAGCTTATTGAGGCATTGGCTGAGAATATTGCAATAGGGATTTTAAATGAGTTTAAGAATGTTAAAGAGATAGTTGTAACAGTAAAGAAACCTCAAGCTCCTGTTAATGGGATATTTGACTATTTTGGTGTAGAAATAAGGAGAGCAAGAAAAGATGGCTAA
- the folP gene encoding dihydropteroate synthase has protein sequence MFKFGKKTYIMGILNVTPDSFSDGGEYFDIEKAVEHAKEMVREGADIIDVGAESTRPGAQEVSEEEELKRIIPVVKRLVKEINIPISVDTYKARVAEEVLKLGAHVINDVWGLQRDKNMANVVAKYDVPVIIMHNQIGTEYKKDIMESIKDFLKESIRLAKEAGVKEKNIILDPGIGFGKTPEQNMQVMARLSELTELGYPILLGTSRKSMIGKILDLPPKERVEGTIATTVMGIMQGVDIIRVHDVKENLRAAKVTDAIFRK, from the coding sequence ATGTTTAAATTTGGCAAAAAAACTTATATAATGGGGATATTAAATGTAACTCCTGATAGTTTTTCAGATGGTGGCGAATATTTTGATATAGAAAAAGCTGTTGAGCATGCAAAAGAAATGGTTAGAGAAGGTGCAGATATAATTGATGTAGGAGCTGAGTCAACAAGGCCTGGAGCACAGGAAGTATCTGAAGAAGAAGAGTTAAAAAGAATAATTCCAGTAGTTAAAAGATTAGTTAAGGAAATTAATATACCAATTTCAGTAGATACTTATAAGGCTAGGGTTGCTGAAGAGGTTTTAAAGCTTGGTGCTCATGTAATAAATGATGTTTGGGGACTTCAAAGAGATAAAAATATGGCAAATGTTGTTGCTAAATATGATGTTCCAGTTATTATTATGCATAATCAAATAGGGACTGAATATAAAAAAGATATTATGGAATCAATAAAAGATTTTCTAAAAGAAAGTATTAGATTAGCAAAAGAAGCAGGTGTAAAAGAAAAAAATATTATATTAGATCCAGGCATTGGTTTTGGAAAAACTCCTGAGCAAAATATGCAGGTTATGGCTAGATTATCGGAACTTACTGAGCTAGGATATCCAATTTTATTAGGCACTTCTAGAAAATCTATGATTGGTAAGATTTTAGACTTACCTCCAAAGGAAAGAGTTGAAGGGACTATAGCGACAACAGTTATGGGAATCATGCAGGGAGTTGATATTATAAGAGTACATGATGTAAAAGAGAACTTAAGAGCTGCTAAAGTAACCGATGCTATTTTTAGAAAGTAG
- the folE gene encoding GTP cyclohydrolase I FolE produces the protein MDKEKIKRAIRDILEAIGEDPDREGLRGTPDRIARMYEEIFSGLNEDPKKHLEIYFQDEKYEELVLVKDIPFYSMCEHHLVPFFGKAHVAYIPKDGKLTGLSKLARVVETVAKRPQLQERITKTIADTLMEVLEPYGVVVVVEAEHMCMTMRGVKKPGSKTVTSAVRGIFETRPESRAEVMSLINHK, from the coding sequence ATGGATAAAGAAAAGATTAAAAGAGCTATTAGAGATATTTTAGAGGCGATAGGTGAAGATCCAGATAGAGAAGGACTTAGAGGAACACCTGATAGAATAGCTAGGATGTATGAAGAAATATTTTCAGGATTAAATGAAGATCCGAAAAAGCACTTAGAAATATATTTCCAAGATGAAAAATATGAGGAATTAGTTTTAGTTAAAGATATACCTTTTTATTCAATGTGTGAACATCATTTAGTACCTTTCTTTGGTAAGGCACATGTTGCATATATACCTAAAGATGGAAAACTTACGGGACTTTCTAAACTAGCAAGGGTAGTTGAGACTGTAGCAAAAAGACCTCAATTACAAGAGAGAATTACTAAGACTATTGCAGATACTTTAATGGAAGTTCTAGAGCCTTATGGTGTAGTAGTTGTAGTTGAAGCTGAACATATGTGTATGACTATGAGAGGAGTAAAAAAACCAGGTTCAAAAACTGTGACATCAGCAGTAAGAGGTATATTTGAAACAAGACCAGAATCTAGAGCAGAAGTTATGAGTTTGATTAATCACAAGTAA
- a CDS encoding nucleotidyltransferase domain-containing protein gives MNALDVVKYQIKEIRKSTNVNSIILVGSMRNLEFDIKSSDIDIFVITEEGNRQIRKILEVSGIEFDLNFFPKKTSEELIKKREQFFIECLKDGNLVYDKDGFGDYIIKESIKEYNKGPKRIEHYEINNCIIKINDYFKKLKKLQNGPKYEFHFLSNLCLKEMIKLYYKLNNMWIPKDKKLLKSLRDFNNDLFSIVVDFYNEYDINKLKEVFDYIIEKNTQKEM, from the coding sequence ATGAATGCTTTAGATGTTGTTAAATATCAAATAAAGGAAATTAGGAAAAGCACAAATGTAAATTCCATTATTTTAGTGGGTTCTATGAGGAATTTAGAGTTTGATATAAAGTCAAGTGATATAGATATATTTGTAATAACTGAAGAAGGTAATAGACAAATAAGGAAGATTTTAGAAGTTTCAGGCATAGAATTTGATTTAAATTTTTTTCCTAAAAAAACTTCAGAAGAATTAATTAAGAAAAGAGAGCAATTTTTCATTGAATGTCTTAAAGATGGTAATTTAGTATATGATAAAGATGGATTTGGTGATTATATTATTAAAGAGTCTATTAAAGAATATAATAAAGGGCCAAAAAGAATAGAACATTATGAAATAAATAATTGTATAATTAAGATAAATGATTATTTTAAAAAGCTTAAGAAACTACAAAATGGACCTAAGTATGAATTTCATTTTCTTTCAAATCTATGTTTGAAGGAGATGATAAAATTATATTATAAATTAAATAATATGTGGATTCCAAAGGATAAAAAACTTCTAAAAAGTCTTAGAGATTTTAATAATGATTTATTTAGTATTGTTGTAGATTTCTATAATGAATATGATATTAATAAATTAAAAGAAGTATTTGATTATATTATAGAAAAAAACACACAAAAGGAGATGTAA
- a CDS encoding aminotransferase class IV has product MKRKATENSELFKFGIGVFETMKIYKGNPILLKEHLDRMYNSIKELNIEINISYEELQKKIYEYVKSYDYKALRITVFDEGYNFMIRDIPYKYEDYVRGYKLNIAHIRRGESFIYRYKTTNYFENIYLKRLALNKGFDESLIINTDNKILEGTMTNIFFVRRNELFTPKLSLNILPGIMRREVIKIAKNIGIKVHECTIDVKDLNKFDFAFITNSLIDVLKVREIEDIVYDKDNEVFYKLRTALEEKLYECFRCC; this is encoded by the coding sequence ATGAAGAGAAAAGCAACTGAAAATAGCGAACTTTTTAAGTTTGGTATTGGTGTATTTGAGACGATGAAAATATATAAAGGAAATCCGATTTTATTAAAAGAACATCTTGATAGAATGTATAATTCAATTAAGGAATTAAATATAGAAATTAATATCTCTTATGAAGAATTACAGAAAAAAATATATGAATATGTAAAAAGCTATGATTATAAAGCTTTGCGAATTACTGTATTTGATGAAGGATATAACTTTATGATAAGAGATATACCTTACAAGTATGAAGACTATGTTAGAGGATATAAGCTTAATATTGCACATATAAGAAGGGGAGAAAGTTTTATATACAGATATAAAACTACAAATTATTTTGAAAATATTTATTTAAAGAGGTTAGCTTTAAATAAAGGCTTTGATGAATCTTTAATAATAAATACTGATAATAAAATACTTGAAGGTACAATGACAAATATTTTTTTTGTAAGACGAAATGAGCTATTTACGCCAAAGCTTTCCTTAAATATATTGCCAGGTATAATGAGAAGAGAGGTTATAAAAATAGCAAAGAATATAGGAATAAAAGTACATGAATGTACAATAGATGTAAAAGACTTAAATAAATTCGATTTTGCTTTTATAACTAATAGTTTGATAGATGTTTTAAAAGTTAGAGAGATTGAAGATATAGTGTATGATAAAGATAATGAAGTTTTTTATAAATTGAGGACTGCCTTGGAGGAAAAGCTTTATGAATGCTTTAGATGTTGTTAA
- the pabB gene encoding aminodeoxychorismate synthase component I, with translation MNYLITLLNKQEEKIRMIQEISTKFNSFELYTIFKDDSFSFILDSGMDANRLGRYSFISSDPFKIIKIYKNSTNPFDILKEELNKYKIKNSTHLPFIGGAVGYLSYDLCRFIERIPDSAIDDINIPLLYLGLYNWVIVVDHLENRTYIATPDIDKELENIAVTKVLERIKNAQLSGIDSIYYQNKEYPEVILKSNFTKKEYLQSVEKIRDYIRSGDVYQVNLTQRFEGKVMATGYEIYKDLRMVSPAPFGAYLNFEEVEILSNSPERFIKVKDRVVETRPIKGTRPRGKTHEEDLRLREELLNSEKDKAELLMIVDLERNDIGKVAKIGSVKVPELFKLEEYSNVHHLVSTVVGELDEGKDLVDLIKAVFPGGSITGAPKVRAMEIIDELEPNQRNIYTGCIGYLGFDGSVDLNIAIRTIVKKGDCVYFQVGGGITWDSNPYDEYEETLHKAKSIIKALRGQYEEKSN, from the coding sequence ATGAATTACTTAATAACTTTATTAAACAAGCAAGAGGAGAAGATTAGAATGATTCAAGAAATATCTACTAAATTTAATTCGTTTGAATTATATACGATATTTAAAGACGATAGTTTTAGCTTTATTCTTGATAGTGGGATGGATGCAAATAGATTGGGAAGATACTCTTTTATAAGTTCTGATCCATTTAAGATAATAAAAATATACAAAAATTCTACAAATCCATTTGATATACTTAAAGAGGAGCTAAATAAATATAAGATTAAGAATTCTACTCATTTACCTTTTATTGGAGGTGCAGTAGGATATCTTTCATATGATTTATGCAGGTTTATAGAAAGAATACCAGACAGTGCAATAGATGATATAAATATACCACTATTATATTTAGGGCTTTATAATTGGGTAATTGTAGTAGACCATCTAGAAAACAGAACATATATAGCAACGCCAGATATAGATAAGGAATTAGAAAATATTGCTGTAACAAAAGTTTTAGAAAGAATAAAAAATGCACAATTAAGTGGTATTGATTCAATATACTATCAAAATAAAGAATATCCAGAAGTAATACTAAAGTCTAATTTTACAAAAAAGGAATACTTACAAAGCGTAGAGAAAATAAGAGACTATATTAGGTCTGGAGATGTTTATCAAGTTAATCTTACACAAAGGTTTGAAGGAAAGGTAATGGCCACAGGGTATGAAATATATAAAGATTTAAGAATGGTGAGCCCTGCACCATTTGGTGCTTATCTCAATTTTGAGGAAGTTGAAATTCTTTCAAATTCTCCTGAAAGATTTATTAAAGTAAAAGATAGAGTTGTAGAAACTAGGCCAATCAAGGGGACAAGGCCTAGAGGCAAGACGCATGAAGAAGACTTACGTTTAAGAGAAGAACTTTTAAATAGCGAAAAGGACAAGGCAGAACTATTAATGATAGTTGATTTAGAAAGAAACGATATAGGAAAAGTAGCCAAAATAGGAAGTGTAAAAGTACCTGAACTTTTTAAGCTAGAAGAGTATTCTAATGTACATCATTTGGTATCTACTGTAGTTGGAGAATTAGATGAAGGCAAAGATTTAGTAGATTTAATAAAAGCAGTTTTTCCTGGAGGTTCCATTACAGGTGCTCCAAAAGTAAGAGCTATGGAGATAATAGACGAATTAGAGCCAAATCAAAGAAATATCTATACAGGATGTATTGGTTATTTAGGGTTCGATGGATCTGTAGATTTAAATATAGCAATAAGAACTATAGTTAAAAAAGGTGATTGTGTATATTTTCAAGTAGGTGGAGGAATAACCTGGGATTCAAATCCTTATGATGAATATGAAGAAACTCTCCATAAAGCAAAATCTATAATAAAAGCACTTAGGGGGCAATATGAAGAGAAAAGCAACTGA
- a CDS encoding aminodeoxychorismate/anthranilate synthase component II: MIFMLDNYDSFTYNLYQFLAELGEEILVKRNDEISIEEIEKLNPEIIIISPGPCSPSEAGLSIDIVKHFKGKVPILGICLGHQTIGQVFGAEIIKAIRPVHGKVEPIIHYNKGVFRGLNNPLKVTRYHSLVIDRTTLPNDLEVTAETDKGEIMGIRHKKYLIEGVQFHPEAILTEKGHELLNNFIKQARGED, encoded by the coding sequence TTGATCTTCATGCTTGATAATTACGACTCTTTTACCTATAATTTATACCAATTTTTAGCTGAATTAGGGGAAGAAATATTAGTTAAGAGAAATGATGAGATTTCAATAGAAGAAATAGAAAAATTAAATCCAGAGATTATTATTATATCTCCTGGACCTTGTTCACCTTCTGAAGCGGGTCTTTCGATAGATATAGTAAAACATTTTAAAGGCAAAGTGCCTATATTAGGTATTTGTTTAGGTCACCAAACAATAGGACAAGTATTTGGCGCAGAAATCATAAAAGCAATAAGGCCAGTTCACGGGAAAGTAGAACCAATAATTCATTATAATAAAGGAGTATTTAGAGGATTAAACAATCCTTTGAAAGTTACTAGGTATCATTCGCTTGTTATTGATAGAACTACTCTTCCTAATGATTTAGAAGTTACGGCTGAAACTGACAAAGGAGAAATAATGGGAATAAGACATAAAAAATATTTAATAGAAGGAGTGCAGTTTCATCCAGAGGCTATTTTGACAGAAAAGGGGCATGAATTACTTAATAACTTTATTAAACAAGCAAGAGGAGAAGATTAG